Proteins found in one Clostridium kluyveri DSM 555 genomic segment:
- a CDS encoding Mrp/NBP35 family ATP-binding protein, with translation MSDCSSCPSNDGCSKDNESCDVDIDFNPYNKVKRIIGIMSGKGGVGKSSISVLVARQLKKMGYSVGILDADITGPSIPNLMGLKGKRAETTEEFIVPVDTKDAIKAISLNLLLEDESQPVIWRGPVIGGAVKQLWTDVIWGELDYLIIDMPPGTGDVALTVMQSMPIDGIVMISVPQDLVSMIVSKAVNMAKTMNINILGVIENMSYITCPDCGKQIKLFNGESTDKFLKDMDLKLLGELPMLSGISSLSEQGDESISENLQKIFKPIVENIINSLKDIPPKE, from the coding sequence ATGTCAGATTGTAGTTCATGTCCATCGAATGATGGATGCAGTAAGGATAATGAAAGTTGTGATGTTGATATTGATTTTAATCCCTATAATAAGGTAAAAAGGATTATTGGTATTATGAGTGGTAAGGGAGGTGTTGGAAAATCATCAATTTCTGTACTTGTAGCTAGACAGCTAAAGAAAATGGGGTATAGTGTAGGAATTTTAGATGCGGATATAACAGGCCCAAGTATTCCTAATTTAATGGGCCTAAAAGGTAAAAGAGCTGAAACCACAGAGGAATTTATAGTACCTGTAGATACAAAAGATGCAATAAAAGCTATATCATTAAATCTGCTTTTAGAAGATGAGAGCCAGCCGGTTATATGGAGAGGACCTGTAATAGGTGGTGCAGTTAAGCAATTATGGACAGATGTAATATGGGGGGAGCTGGATTATTTAATAATTGATATGCCTCCTGGAACAGGAGATGTTGCTCTTACTGTAATGCAATCCATGCCTATAGATGGCATAGTTATGATATCTGTGCCACAGGATTTGGTATCAATGATAGTTTCAAAAGCTGTAAATATGGCAAAAACCATGAATATCAACATACTCGGAGTTATTGAAAACATGAGTTATATAACCTGTCCAGATTGTGGGAAACAGATAAAACTTTTTAATGGTGAAAGCACAGATAAATTTTTGAAGGATATGGATTTGAAACTTTTGGGAGAACTTCCTATGTTAAGTGGCATAAGCAGTTTGTCGGAACAGGGAGATGAAAGTATAAGTGAAAATCTTCAAAAGATTTTTAAGCCTATTGTTGAAAATATAATCAATAGTTTAAAGGACATACCTCCAAAGGAATAA